In Selenomonas dianae, a genomic segment contains:
- a CDS encoding MuF-C-terminal domain-containing protein gives MRYIKELEDAQITKDEDHFTKEIQEWFSGDRTSGSLPIRVAQTPLALQFVGMDDLPIYVDVSKLKAIKNDHPEITTEVYRQIPRALADPMMIMKSSTSPDRLVAVLDVKDASGVNIIIPFELNVDRNEGRVNMMTSVYGKGDGGHINYRWYVRNIIDGNLVYAHTKKATNFLAPAGVQFPMAARKGNLVTSSIKTESDLVKFKQEKEEELLMTAEKDRYSSDYHQEISDSLTMAEEALDDNAIKELRGIADDLHTSMKNVEEAEQTCGADQETWDGYATHHENIVRQIEAAGDARSEGKSDAECSRALHDAHESMREGAAYMQERCELILQREKEYQEQIEGLRQRIEELERERELKAQSSEELARCIAVSTEFLAVIDAMRKEAKNQPRIVASEMFAASRESVKEAYYSVKLAPTKVKSYLKQKAHKAIDGVLHSVAGVFDKGITALTQRRDEIIKKSHEVQSATEFYRDAMKQETEDGKVQGTVETERRVASRMAKAGFGVYAIEKTLHAESPHRKEMEKGGARNIAKDSVREREEQREEKSR, from the coding sequence GTGCGATACATCAAGGAGCTTGAAGATGCTCAAATTACCAAAGATGAAGATCATTTTACCAAGGAAATACAGGAGTGGTTTTCAGGAGACCGGACTTCAGGCAGTTTGCCAATACGGGTAGCTCAGACTCCGTTGGCATTACAGTTTGTCGGAATGGATGATTTGCCGATTTACGTTGATGTTTCTAAATTAAAAGCTATAAAAAACGATCACCCTGAAATCACAACAGAGGTATATCGGCAGATACCTAGAGCTCTTGCCGATCCAATGATGATTATGAAATCTAGTACGTCTCCTGATCGTCTAGTGGCAGTTTTAGATGTGAAGGATGCTAGTGGCGTAAACATCATCATTCCATTTGAGCTGAATGTTGATCGCAATGAAGGGCGCGTAAACATGATGACATCTGTTTATGGCAAAGGAGATGGTGGACACATCAATTACCGCTGGTATGTTCGTAATATTATTGACGGCAACTTGGTTTATGCACACACAAAAAAGGCTACCAACTTTCTAGCTCCCGCCGGGGTCCAATTCCCCATGGCAGCTAGAAAGGGCAACCTTGTTACTTCCAGTATAAAGACAGAAAGTGATCTTGTCAAGTTCAAACAGGAAAAAGAGGAGGAGCTATTGATGACAGCGGAAAAAGATAGATATTCTAGTGACTATCATCAGGAGATTTCCGACAGCCTGACGATGGCTGAGGAGGCTCTGGACGACAATGCCATAAAAGAGCTGCGCGGCATCGCCGACGATCTTCATACAAGCATGAAGAATGTGGAGGAGGCAGAGCAGACCTGCGGCGCAGATCAGGAGACATGGGACGGCTACGCTACGCACCACGAGAACATTGTCCGGCAGATTGAGGCGGCAGGTGATGCAAGGAGCGAAGGCAAGTCCGATGCGGAATGCAGCAGGGCACTTCACGATGCGCATGAATCCATGCGCGAGGGAGCTGCCTACATGCAGGAGCGATGCGAACTCATTCTTCAGCGGGAGAAGGAGTATCAGGAGCAGATCGAAGGGCTTCGCCAGCGGATTGAGGAGCTGGAGCGTGAGCGCGAATTGAAAGCGCAGTCGTCCGAGGAGCTTGCCCGCTGTATCGCCGTATCAACGGAGTTTCTCGCTGTTATCGATGCAATGCGCAAAGAGGCAAAGAATCAGCCGCGCATTGTTGCATCCGAGATGTTTGCTGCATCGCGGGAATCTGTAAAAGAAGCCTACTACTCCGTGAAACTTGCGCCGACCAAGGTCAAAAGCTATTTGAAGCAAAAGGCGCACAAGGCGATTGACGGTGTGCTTCACAGCGTTGCGGGCGTATTCGACAAAGGCATCACCGCCCTAACGCAACGGCGTGACGAAATTATCAAGAAATCACATGAGGTTCAATCGGCGACGGAGTTTTATCGTGATGCCATGAAACAGGAAACAGAGGACGGCAAGGTGCAGGGCACGGTGGAAACAGAACGGCGTGTTGCAAGCCGCATGGCGAAAGCCGGATTCGGTGTCTATGCCATCGAAAAGACATTGCACGCCGAATCTCCGCACCGCAAGGAGATGGAGAAAGGCGGGGCGAGGAATATTGCAAAGGATTCTGTGCGGGAGAGGGAAGAGCAGCGCGAGGAAAAATCACGGTGA